A DNA window from Pseudorasbora parva isolate DD20220531a chromosome 19, ASM2467924v1, whole genome shotgun sequence contains the following coding sequences:
- the LOC137048474 gene encoding oxysterol-binding protein-related protein 10 isoform X2, translated as MDKTLCSAQLAARTGSASLGFGASPPGNIAPLQPGRARRIEGVLSKYTNLIQGWQNRYFVLDPDVGQLQYFVNEQGRSQKPRGSLPLIGALVRSSDEAPHMFSVSSPNGELFKLRAVDATEQQLWMTQIQACTRRHSDSSAKLRKLKDCDENLCVDRTQNTLDAQGSSGRTRSFSLLPHLPPSSSPAPQRHLPHLGPPSNIVTITHHKSPAAARRAKNLYPQRLLEVKEVMTQAEGQQKSLVESIESLPARGSLSCLDQDLLLLKATSAATLSCLGECLTLLQQSTGQARTQPGLNRDNVPVWAVPKSPSEEGLRNGSTATLSSTEPSPSLGKKNLLQNTEEGMEVIPPDEEVMDSDSNSEEDLGVLEDQRSVILHLLSQLKLGMDLTRVVLPTFILEKRSLLEMYANFMAHPDLFLSISAGNTPEERMVRFVEYYMTAFHEGRKGAVAKKPYNPVLGETFCCSWAVPRENVHPLRNHAANQEAAGAESEYYRVRFVAEQVSHHPPVSGFYCECAETGMCVNAHIWTKSKFMGMSVGVSMVGEGVLHLRDHGEEYVFTFPSAFARSIITVPWVELGGKVTISCVQTGYSASVTFHTKPFYGGKVHRVSAEVKQNSSGTVVCKAQGEWNGTLEFTYSSGETRVIDTNKLPVIRKMIRPLEKQGRSESRRLWQHVTAALKEGNVDLATEHKHRLEEAQRSDERQRDTNNMPWKPKYFSKEGDGWVYRNPLWKLQTTGESRAPIITGTQNKQRLDNQNHAL; from the exons gtatTTCGTGTTGGACCCTGATGTGGGTCAGCTGCAGTATTTCGTGAACGAGCAGGGGCGGAGCCAGAAGCCCCGGGGGTCCCTGCCTCTGATTGGTGCGTTGGTGAGGTCGAGCGACGAGGCGCCTCACATGTTCTCCGTCAGCTCGCCCAATGGGGAGCTCTTCAAACTCAGAG CGGTGGACGCCACAGAACAGCAGCTGTGGATGACGCAGATACAGGCCTGTACCAGACGCCACTCTGACAGCAGCGCCAAG TTGAGGAAACTCAAAGACTGTGATGAGAATCTGTGTGTTGACCGAACGCAGAACACACTGGACGCAcag GGCTCATCGGGACGCACGCGCAGCTTCTCTCTTCTTCCTCACCTCCCTCCGTCTTCCTCTCCTGCGCCTCAGAGGCATCTTCCTCACCTCGGGCCTCCGAGCAACATCGTCACCATCACACACCACAAGTCGCCTGCGGCCGCCCGCCGTGCCAAAAACCTGTACCCACAGCGCCTCCTGGAGGTCAAAgag GTAATGACGCAGGCCGAGGGTCAGCAGAAGAGTCTGGTCGAGTCCATCGAGTCCCTGCCGGCGAGAGGATCGCTGTCCTGCCTGGATCAGGACCTTCTTCTTCTGAAAGCCACGTCTGCCGCCACACTGAGCTGCCTGGGAGAGTGCCTGACTCTATTACAGCAGAGCACCGGACAGGCCCGCACTCAGCCGGGTCTCAACCGCG ATAATGTTCCTGTATGGGCCGTCCCAAAGTCGCCCTCAGAAGAGGGTCTAAGGAATGGCAGTACTGCTACCCTGAGCTCCACAGAGCCCTCGCCCTCCCTCGGGAAGAAAAACCTGCTGCAGAACACAGAG GAGGGGATGGAGGTGATTCCTCCTGATGAGGAGGTGATGGATTCAGACAGTAATTCTGAAGAAGATCTGGGTGTGTTGGAGGACCAGAGGAGTGTCATTCTGCATCTGCTGTCTCAGCTCAAACTCGGCATGGACCTCACACGG GTTGTTCTTCCCACATTCATCCTGGAGAAGCGTTCATTACTGGAGATGTATGCTAACTTCATGGCGCACCCGGACCTGTTCCTGTCCATCTCTGCGGGAAACACGCCGGAGGAGCGTATGGTGCGTTTCGTCGAGTATTACATGACCGCCTTCCATGAAGGACGAAAGGGCGCCGTCGCCAAAAAGCCCTACAATCCGGTGCTGGGCGAGACCTTCTGCTGCTCGTGGGCGGTTCCGCGAGAGAATGTCCACCCACTGAGGAATCATGCGGCCAATCAGGAGGCGGCAGGGGCGGAGTCAGAATATTACAGGGTGCGTTTCGTGGCGGAGCAGGTTTCCCATCATCCGCCGGTGTCTGGGTTTTACTGCGAGTGCGCAGAGACAGGCATGTGTGTCAACGCTCACATCTGGACCAAGAGCAAGTTCATGGGAATGTCAGTCGGCGTCTCCATGGTGGGAGAAG GAGTGTTACACCTGCGGGATCACGGTGAGGAGTACGTGTTTACATTCCCGAGCGCGTTCGCTCGATCCATCATCACTGTGCCGTGGGTGGAGTTGGGGGGAAAGGTCACCATCAGCTGCGTCCAGACGGGATACTCGGCCAGCGTCACATTCCACACCAAACCCTTCTACGGGGGCAAAGTTCACAG ggtAAGTGCAGAGGTGAAGCAGAACTCCAGCGGGACGGTTGTTTGTAAAGCTCAGGGCGAGTGGAACGGGACGCTGGAGTTCACATACAGCAGCGGAGAGACACGAGTGATCGACACCAACAAACTGCCCGTCATCAGGAAGATGATTCGCCCGCTGGAGAAACAGGGCCGCAGCGAGTCCAG GCGTCTCTGGCAGCACGTGACCGCGGCTCTTAAAGAAGGAAACGTTGATCTGGCCACTGAACACAAGCATCGGTTAGAGGAAGCCCAGCGATCCGacgagagacagagagacaccAACAACATGCCCTGGAAACCCAAATACTTCAGCAAAGAG ggtgaCGGATGGGTCTACAGAAACCCACTATGGAAACTCCAAACCACAGGAGAGAGTCGAGCACCGATCATCACAGGGACTCAAAACAAACAGAGACTGGACAATCAGAATCATGCATTATGA
- the LOC137048474 gene encoding oxysterol-binding protein-related protein 10 isoform X1, with protein MDKTLCSAQLAARTGSASLGFGASPPGNIAPLQPGRARRIEGVLSKYTNLIQGWQNRYFVLDPDVGQLQYFVNEQGRSQKPRGSLPLIGALVRSSDEAPHMFSVSSPNGELFKLRAVDATEQQLWMTQIQACTRRHSDSSAKLRKLKDCDENLCVDRTQNTLDAQGSSGRTRSFSLLPHLPPSSSPAPQRHLPHLGPPSNIVTITHHKSPAAARRAKNLYPQRLLEVKEVMTQAEGQQKSLVESIESLPARGSLSCLDQDLLLLKATSAATLSCLGECLTLLQQSTGQARTQPGLNRDNVPVWAVPKSPSEEGLRNGSTATLSSTEPSPSLGKKNLLQNTEQEGMEVIPPDEEVMDSDSNSEEDLGVLEDQRSVILHLLSQLKLGMDLTRVVLPTFILEKRSLLEMYANFMAHPDLFLSISAGNTPEERMVRFVEYYMTAFHEGRKGAVAKKPYNPVLGETFCCSWAVPRENVHPLRNHAANQEAAGAESEYYRVRFVAEQVSHHPPVSGFYCECAETGMCVNAHIWTKSKFMGMSVGVSMVGEGVLHLRDHGEEYVFTFPSAFARSIITVPWVELGGKVTISCVQTGYSASVTFHTKPFYGGKVHRVSAEVKQNSSGTVVCKAQGEWNGTLEFTYSSGETRVIDTNKLPVIRKMIRPLEKQGRSESRRLWQHVTAALKEGNVDLATEHKHRLEEAQRSDERQRDTNNMPWKPKYFSKEGDGWVYRNPLWKLQTTGESRAPIITGTQNKQRLDNQNHAL; from the exons gtatTTCGTGTTGGACCCTGATGTGGGTCAGCTGCAGTATTTCGTGAACGAGCAGGGGCGGAGCCAGAAGCCCCGGGGGTCCCTGCCTCTGATTGGTGCGTTGGTGAGGTCGAGCGACGAGGCGCCTCACATGTTCTCCGTCAGCTCGCCCAATGGGGAGCTCTTCAAACTCAGAG CGGTGGACGCCACAGAACAGCAGCTGTGGATGACGCAGATACAGGCCTGTACCAGACGCCACTCTGACAGCAGCGCCAAG TTGAGGAAACTCAAAGACTGTGATGAGAATCTGTGTGTTGACCGAACGCAGAACACACTGGACGCAcag GGCTCATCGGGACGCACGCGCAGCTTCTCTCTTCTTCCTCACCTCCCTCCGTCTTCCTCTCCTGCGCCTCAGAGGCATCTTCCTCACCTCGGGCCTCCGAGCAACATCGTCACCATCACACACCACAAGTCGCCTGCGGCCGCCCGCCGTGCCAAAAACCTGTACCCACAGCGCCTCCTGGAGGTCAAAgag GTAATGACGCAGGCCGAGGGTCAGCAGAAGAGTCTGGTCGAGTCCATCGAGTCCCTGCCGGCGAGAGGATCGCTGTCCTGCCTGGATCAGGACCTTCTTCTTCTGAAAGCCACGTCTGCCGCCACACTGAGCTGCCTGGGAGAGTGCCTGACTCTATTACAGCAGAGCACCGGACAGGCCCGCACTCAGCCGGGTCTCAACCGCG ATAATGTTCCTGTATGGGCCGTCCCAAAGTCGCCCTCAGAAGAGGGTCTAAGGAATGGCAGTACTGCTACCCTGAGCTCCACAGAGCCCTCGCCCTCCCTCGGGAAGAAAAACCTGCTGCAGAACACAGAG caGGAGGGGATGGAGGTGATTCCTCCTGATGAGGAGGTGATGGATTCAGACAGTAATTCTGAAGAAGATCTGGGTGTGTTGGAGGACCAGAGGAGTGTCATTCTGCATCTGCTGTCTCAGCTCAAACTCGGCATGGACCTCACACGG GTTGTTCTTCCCACATTCATCCTGGAGAAGCGTTCATTACTGGAGATGTATGCTAACTTCATGGCGCACCCGGACCTGTTCCTGTCCATCTCTGCGGGAAACACGCCGGAGGAGCGTATGGTGCGTTTCGTCGAGTATTACATGACCGCCTTCCATGAAGGACGAAAGGGCGCCGTCGCCAAAAAGCCCTACAATCCGGTGCTGGGCGAGACCTTCTGCTGCTCGTGGGCGGTTCCGCGAGAGAATGTCCACCCACTGAGGAATCATGCGGCCAATCAGGAGGCGGCAGGGGCGGAGTCAGAATATTACAGGGTGCGTTTCGTGGCGGAGCAGGTTTCCCATCATCCGCCGGTGTCTGGGTTTTACTGCGAGTGCGCAGAGACAGGCATGTGTGTCAACGCTCACATCTGGACCAAGAGCAAGTTCATGGGAATGTCAGTCGGCGTCTCCATGGTGGGAGAAG GAGTGTTACACCTGCGGGATCACGGTGAGGAGTACGTGTTTACATTCCCGAGCGCGTTCGCTCGATCCATCATCACTGTGCCGTGGGTGGAGTTGGGGGGAAAGGTCACCATCAGCTGCGTCCAGACGGGATACTCGGCCAGCGTCACATTCCACACCAAACCCTTCTACGGGGGCAAAGTTCACAG ggtAAGTGCAGAGGTGAAGCAGAACTCCAGCGGGACGGTTGTTTGTAAAGCTCAGGGCGAGTGGAACGGGACGCTGGAGTTCACATACAGCAGCGGAGAGACACGAGTGATCGACACCAACAAACTGCCCGTCATCAGGAAGATGATTCGCCCGCTGGAGAAACAGGGCCGCAGCGAGTCCAG GCGTCTCTGGCAGCACGTGACCGCGGCTCTTAAAGAAGGAAACGTTGATCTGGCCACTGAACACAAGCATCGGTTAGAGGAAGCCCAGCGATCCGacgagagacagagagacaccAACAACATGCCCTGGAAACCCAAATACTTCAGCAAAGAG ggtgaCGGATGGGTCTACAGAAACCCACTATGGAAACTCCAAACCACAGGAGAGAGTCGAGCACCGATCATCACAGGGACTCAAAACAAACAGAGACTGGACAATCAGAATCATGCATTATGA